The following are from one region of the Alicyclobacillus fastidiosus genome:
- a CDS encoding HAD family hydrolase produces MITHVIWDLGDTLITPPNGGQDLQPLDQCMEVHLRPGAQGILRKVSELGYVQAILSNTATSDSRTVRRLLTRLCVENYFEFIYATQSELSHDKPEKPDPMVFDIVLDALGILPEQSVMVGNSWDNDVLGANRSGMHACWLVNQSVSVRKNVTSRVESPPFVIPVYDIADVPDALQLLRSAVTIRSNEEIR; encoded by the coding sequence GTGATTACGCACGTAATCTGGGATTTGGGAGATACATTGATTACGCCGCCAAACGGTGGGCAGGATTTACAGCCACTCGATCAATGCATGGAGGTACACCTTCGCCCTGGTGCACAAGGCATTTTGAGGAAAGTGTCGGAGTTAGGATACGTGCAAGCCATTTTGAGTAATACGGCAACCAGCGATAGTCGTACAGTGCGAAGGTTGTTAACGAGGCTTTGCGTAGAAAATTACTTTGAATTCATCTATGCCACACAATCGGAATTAAGTCATGACAAACCAGAAAAGCCGGACCCTATGGTGTTCGATATTGTGCTGGACGCCTTGGGAATCTTGCCTGAACAGAGTGTGATGGTCGGAAACAGTTGGGATAATGATGTGCTCGGTGCCAACCGAAGCGGCATGCACGCATGCTGGCTGGTCAATCAGTCGGTTTCGGTGAGAAAGAACGTTACTTCACGCGTCGAATCGCCCCCGTTTGTCATTCCCGTGTACGACATAGCAGACGTACCTGACGCCCTGCAGCTCTTGCGTTCTGCTGTGACGATTCGGTCGAACGAGGAGATCCGGTAA
- a CDS encoding MMPL family transporter: protein MIHRYAKFVSKYRFAIILVWIAITVVAMFTLPSLSQVVAKKATSELPNSEPVIQAGKLLDQINPTHKSKSSAVIAIHNSNGLTSAQRLYLENKLSSVLSHQATYGVVDIQDEKSAGQSAKSMFESKDGTTEIALVDFKYADDSDQIQTALNRLHTLFNAPPAGTQVYLTGDAPLSVDATTISQHGVDKTMGVTVGLVLIILLVVFQSLLAPLVTLIAIGLSFLLSSSVVAWLAAHGLPVSSFTQTFLVAVLFGAGTDYTIIMLNRYRESLSKSEDRIVRLEETLRSIGKTVIFSAITVMVSFAVLYFANFGLYRSGVGVAVGVLITLLCCVTFVPAIMDTFQTKLFWPRKIRIGQAHSTSKVWSATGGVAIRRPWWALLCLVVVLVPIALQFTDKRSFSPMDDIPSAPSVQGFNVVSASFGAGHVLPMNIVIHTDRNLRTQAGLTTIYNVSKAISAIPSVDQVESATQPTGTVISQFQLATQNGLAANGLTQVNSGLSTLKTQLSSGSHSAHGAAASTQQLVTGANGLATGVSTLNNGLLGAATSSWSLAQGAQQVATGANGLQQGTAQFSSGLNQVSKDAQSLANGIQQASSGVNQLASGSAALQAGDQQASQLTQQLADALAAWSQAHPNESTAPQWQQIEQLMQASTQAAQAASAGATQVNRGAQNLATSFPSLNEGAQQLQSATDKLATASSSLASGAKKVASGATQVATGASSLQQGINKLASGSTTLSSGSRQLADGVTQLPSALHSVANGMGQAADATSKLGQGVSSVSDALQGSQQAKTNGDAGFYIPASALHDSEVKQAMDAYISPDGHVANITVMLNENPYSEQAMNAVSTIQSAATAALQQSPIHSGTIMSAGTTPQQMTLNQVSTGDFLRTVLFILFAIFILLVVMLRSIFTPLYILASLVMTYGVTMGVLQLTSKFVLHKSGLSWSVPFFVFLLLVALGVDYSIFLFSRFQEELKLGFTPKQAMHRAMSQMGNVIFSAALIMGGTFGSMMASGVTSLIEIGLAVVVGLFLYAFVLLGFFVPALSSIVDTAHHWPFFHKQDEAVTE from the coding sequence GTGATTCACCGTTATGCGAAGTTTGTCTCCAAGTACCGCTTTGCGATCATCCTGGTTTGGATCGCCATCACGGTCGTGGCAATGTTCACCTTACCCAGTCTCAGTCAGGTCGTCGCGAAGAAGGCGACGAGCGAGTTGCCAAACTCCGAACCTGTGATTCAAGCCGGAAAGTTACTCGATCAAATCAACCCCACGCACAAATCCAAAAGCTCCGCGGTCATCGCCATCCACAATTCGAACGGACTTACGTCCGCACAGCGGCTCTACCTTGAGAACAAGTTATCCTCCGTTCTAAGTCATCAAGCGACATATGGCGTGGTCGACATTCAAGATGAGAAATCTGCCGGTCAGAGTGCCAAATCGATGTTTGAAAGTAAAGACGGAACCACGGAAATTGCCCTGGTCGATTTCAAGTACGCTGACGATTCGGATCAAATTCAAACGGCGCTCAATCGGCTACATACGTTATTCAATGCGCCTCCAGCTGGAACGCAGGTGTATCTGACAGGTGATGCTCCGCTGTCCGTGGACGCCACCACGATCTCCCAACACGGTGTAGACAAAACCATGGGCGTCACTGTGGGCCTCGTATTGATCATCCTGCTCGTCGTGTTTCAATCGCTGCTCGCTCCATTGGTCACGCTGATCGCCATCGGTCTGTCCTTCTTGCTCTCGTCCAGTGTCGTCGCGTGGCTCGCGGCACACGGCCTACCCGTGAGCAGCTTCACACAGACATTTCTCGTCGCAGTCCTGTTCGGTGCAGGCACGGATTATACCATCATTATGCTCAACCGCTATCGGGAATCGTTGTCGAAGAGTGAAGATCGGATCGTGAGACTTGAAGAGACGCTGAGATCGATTGGTAAAACGGTCATATTTAGCGCCATAACCGTAATGGTATCATTCGCGGTCCTCTATTTTGCAAACTTTGGCCTATACCGTTCCGGCGTAGGTGTGGCCGTCGGCGTCCTGATTACGCTCCTGTGTTGTGTCACGTTTGTCCCAGCGATTATGGATACATTCCAGACCAAGTTGTTTTGGCCCCGGAAGATCAGGATTGGGCAAGCGCACTCCACTTCGAAGGTGTGGAGTGCGACGGGTGGCGTCGCCATCCGCAGACCCTGGTGGGCCTTGCTCTGCCTGGTCGTCGTCCTCGTCCCGATAGCGCTGCAGTTTACAGATAAGCGATCTTTTTCACCGATGGACGACATTCCATCAGCACCTTCGGTCCAAGGATTCAATGTCGTCTCGGCGTCGTTCGGGGCGGGTCACGTCCTGCCAATGAACATCGTCATCCACACGGATCGAAATCTGCGAACGCAAGCCGGCTTAACCACCATCTACAACGTGTCCAAAGCCATTTCAGCAATCCCTTCCGTCGATCAGGTCGAGAGTGCCACGCAACCTACTGGAACGGTGATTTCGCAATTCCAGTTGGCTACCCAAAACGGCCTCGCAGCAAACGGTTTGACTCAAGTGAATAGCGGCCTTTCGACGCTGAAGACCCAGTTGTCCTCCGGGAGCCATTCTGCGCATGGCGCGGCGGCCTCGACACAACAGCTGGTCACCGGTGCGAATGGACTAGCAACGGGTGTATCAACATTGAACAACGGCCTACTAGGTGCTGCAACAAGCAGTTGGAGTCTTGCACAAGGGGCCCAACAGGTGGCTACTGGTGCGAATGGACTCCAACAAGGCACGGCACAGTTCAGTTCGGGTCTCAATCAGGTAAGCAAGGATGCTCAATCGCTTGCAAACGGGATCCAACAGGCTTCTTCCGGTGTGAATCAGTTAGCGTCGGGGAGTGCCGCGCTACAAGCGGGTGACCAGCAGGCCAGTCAGTTGACACAGCAACTGGCCGATGCGTTGGCTGCATGGAGTCAGGCGCATCCGAACGAGTCAACTGCTCCTCAGTGGCAGCAGATCGAGCAGTTGATGCAAGCGAGCACTCAAGCCGCGCAAGCAGCGAGTGCAGGGGCGACGCAAGTAAATCGCGGTGCACAGAACTTAGCGACAAGCTTCCCAAGTTTGAATGAAGGCGCGCAACAGCTCCAGAGTGCGACCGACAAACTGGCGACTGCCTCGTCCTCGCTTGCGTCAGGTGCCAAAAAAGTCGCATCGGGCGCAACCCAGGTGGCGACCGGCGCCTCGTCGCTGCAGCAAGGGATCAACAAGCTCGCCAGTGGATCAACCACGCTCTCCTCCGGTAGCCGGCAACTGGCTGACGGCGTGACACAATTGCCGTCAGCGCTTCACTCCGTCGCGAATGGTATGGGACAAGCGGCAGACGCGACGAGCAAACTCGGTCAAGGCGTGAGCTCCGTCTCCGACGCATTGCAGGGGTCGCAGCAGGCGAAGACAAATGGGGATGCCGGATTTTACATCCCTGCCTCGGCGTTACACGACAGTGAGGTCAAACAAGCGATGGACGCCTACATCTCGCCAGATGGACATGTGGCCAACATCACAGTCATGCTGAACGAGAATCCGTACTCGGAACAAGCCATGAACGCTGTATCGACGATTCAAAGCGCGGCGACTGCCGCACTTCAGCAAAGCCCGATTCACTCGGGGACGATCATGAGTGCTGGTACCACACCGCAGCAGATGACCTTGAATCAGGTTTCGACTGGCGATTTTCTGAGAACGGTGTTGTTCATCCTGTTCGCCATTTTCATCCTTCTCGTGGTGATGCTGAGATCTATATTCACGCCGCTCTACATCTTGGCGTCACTCGTCATGACATACGGTGTGACAATGGGTGTACTCCAACTGACGTCGAAATTCGTCCTGCACAAGTCGGGGCTCAGTTGGTCTGTGCCGTTCTTCGTGTTCCTGCTTCTCGTCGCGCTTGGTGTAGACTACTCCATCTTCCTCTTCTCCCGGTTTCAAGAGGAATTGAAGTTAGGATTCACACCAAAACAAGCGATGCATCGGGCAATGAGTCAAATGGGCAACGTGATCTTCTCCGCGGCCTTGATCATGGGCGGAACGTTTGGATCGATGATGGCCTCTGGCGTGACATCCCTTATCGAAATCGGTCTCGCCGTCGTCGTTGGATTGTTCCTATACGCGTTCGTCCTGTTGGGTTTCTTCGTGCCAGCGCTGTCCTCGATTGTCGATACAGCGCATCACTGGCCGTTTTTTCACAAGCAGGATGAAGCTGTAACGGAGTGA
- a CDS encoding GNAT family N-acetyltransferase gives MEQPLSCDKGKCYTGPGDLLLRCGLVVHPDYRNQGIGTEIVRR, from the coding sequence TTGGAGCAGCCCTTATCATGTGATAAGGGCAAATGTTATACAGGTCCAGGTGACCTACTGCTGCGGTGTGGCCTAGTTGTTCATCCAGATTATCGAAACCAAGGAATTGGCACCGAAATCGTTCGTCGATGA
- a CDS encoding phosphotransferase produces the protein MSSFFNEPAMSIVPIVGKGSVNHIFLVETENTKVIIRLNNHHRALHDYQKESWCLIQATQKGIPSPKVLSVGKIDEYAYMIESFVAGTYGEDDSVDRLLTWRKLGAYVSVIETVQAEGFGENLSNPLTGQFTAPLHDGFDGTWNGFLSYNINSLTEEDKLVELGVLTNDQSKTVRNLFEKLYDYQFTLGLSHGDISLKNTIVSAEGEVYLLDWGSAEVTLAPFWDIIQVLKCHITQDNPTHEEYLAFIEGLGMSQDCYREHEPLINSLLLLRAIDKLRWAIARSPSDVPDFSAYAKTVLQRVLRTRE, from the coding sequence GTGTCGTCATTTTTCAACGAGCCGGCAATGTCCATTGTCCCCATTGTCGGCAAGGGATCAGTGAACCATATTTTCCTAGTCGAAACAGAGAACACAAAGGTTATTATACGGCTAAATAATCACCACCGTGCTTTGCATGATTACCAGAAGGAATCGTGGTGTCTTATACAGGCCACCCAAAAAGGGATTCCAAGTCCAAAGGTACTTAGCGTCGGAAAAATCGACGAATATGCATATATGATTGAATCTTTTGTTGCTGGTACATATGGAGAAGATGACTCTGTCGACAGACTTTTGACATGGAGAAAATTAGGCGCCTATGTAAGCGTTATCGAGACAGTACAAGCCGAAGGATTCGGAGAGAATCTATCTAACCCACTGACTGGTCAATTTACGGCACCTCTACACGACGGATTTGATGGTACGTGGAACGGATTTCTAAGTTATAACATCAATAGTTTGACTGAAGAGGACAAACTCGTAGAACTGGGAGTACTTACGAATGACCAGTCTAAAACTGTAAGGAACCTATTTGAGAAATTGTATGATTACCAATTCACTCTCGGCCTGAGCCACGGAGATATCTCACTGAAGAATACGATCGTTTCGGCAGAGGGTGAGGTTTATTTGTTGGATTGGGGCAGCGCCGAAGTGACTTTAGCTCCGTTTTGGGACATCATTCAAGTTTTGAAATGTCACATAACGCAAGATAATCCCACCCATGAAGAATACCTTGCATTCATTGAAGGGTTAGGGATGTCACAAGACTGCTATCGGGAACATGAACCGTTGATCAATTCGCTGTTGTTATTAAGAGCAATTGACAAACTCAGGTGGGCCATTGCCCGTAGCCCCAGTGATGTACCTGATTTTTCCGCGTATGCAAAGACAGTATTGCAGCGTGTATTGCGAACACGTGAATGA
- a CDS encoding chorismate mutase produces MDKRVEVLNECRALIDEVDQQLISCLAKRFQLSKAIGSIKRDADVRVHQPDRAKQVEEHYVNLGTSHGIQRNFAVDLFHLIHEESCRIQRVEE; encoded by the coding sequence TTGGATAAGCGCGTAGAAGTCCTCAATGAATGTCGGGCGCTCATCGATGAAGTGGATCAGCAACTCATTTCCTGTCTCGCTAAACGATTCCAACTCTCGAAAGCCATTGGATCGATCAAACGCGATGCAGACGTCCGAGTTCACCAACCGGATCGAGCCAAGCAAGTCGAGGAACACTACGTAAACCTCGGCACCTCGCACGGTATCCAAAGGAACTTCGCCGTTGACCTATTTCACCTGATCCACGAGGAATCGTGTCGTATCCAACGCGTGGAGGAATGA
- a CDS encoding Rrf2 family transcriptional regulator, with translation MHSEFVIAIHSLVLLAYTPDRLRTSDNIANSIVIHPVRVRKVLSVLRKHGYIASKEGAKGGFYLSRVPDAIHLDELYALFTDGSVMPKWPELNPKCPIGGHIETAMEGIFEAGEQELKRHFHQYTIADVLERVQHTT, from the coding sequence GTGCACAGCGAGTTTGTCATCGCTATCCATAGTTTGGTCTTGCTGGCGTACACCCCAGATCGGCTTAGAACGAGTGATAATATTGCCAATAGCATTGTCATTCACCCAGTTCGTGTACGGAAGGTCCTGTCGGTACTCCGCAAGCATGGCTACATTGCGTCGAAGGAGGGAGCAAAAGGCGGATTTTATTTGTCTCGGGTTCCAGATGCGATTCACCTCGACGAGTTATATGCCTTGTTCACCGATGGTTCGGTCATGCCAAAGTGGCCAGAGCTGAATCCCAAGTGTCCGATCGGCGGTCACATCGAGACGGCCATGGAGGGGATTTTTGAAGCAGGCGAGCAGGAGTTGAAACGGCACTTTCATCAATACACGATTGCGGATGTGTTGGAACGCGTCCAGCATACAACCTGA
- a CDS encoding MFS transporter has translation MRLRFSPALSFWSVAYTLAVVMIGTNVPAPLYSVYGHMWGFSSGMVTLLFAVYAFVLVPSSLVFGQLSDKLGRKRLLISGVMLAAIASIVFALAHGTWMLLLARAIQGLCVGMLNGTAIATLAELRPTNLKGASLVASVAIAVGTATGPLYAGILAQYAPFPIRLPYYIHLALLVPACLGIMATSETVRRETKGVSLHVPSIPRFIRSRFLTATFIAVLAWAVAGFFMVVAPTFVTTLVGIDNLAISGAVVFLMLGASTLAQISFQSIPLGRAMFIGFVLLSTGIVCVLISISTHILWLFLASTVIAGAGHGPTASGSLRLVTEISPSDSRADAVSSYYAIAYLGVSVPVLGLGLIAEWIGMYGGIWVFAAAIVLSLFVLSFFVSSISLRNVKRCPRQPDSGVPNLDGGKP, from the coding sequence ATGAGATTGCGGTTTTCTCCAGCACTGTCGTTCTGGTCTGTGGCGTATACATTGGCTGTGGTGATGATAGGCACAAATGTTCCTGCACCGCTGTACAGCGTATATGGACACATGTGGGGATTTTCTAGCGGGATGGTCACTTTGCTGTTCGCTGTCTACGCGTTCGTGTTGGTTCCATCGAGCTTGGTTTTTGGCCAACTGTCGGATAAGTTGGGACGAAAGAGATTGTTGATCAGTGGCGTGATGCTGGCGGCGATTGCATCAATCGTGTTCGCACTCGCCCATGGAACCTGGATGTTGCTCCTGGCGCGCGCCATTCAGGGCCTGTGTGTAGGTATGCTTAACGGAACTGCGATCGCGACATTGGCAGAGTTGCGGCCCACGAACCTGAAAGGCGCGTCGCTAGTGGCTTCCGTAGCTATTGCTGTCGGAACTGCGACTGGACCGCTCTACGCCGGAATATTGGCGCAGTACGCGCCATTCCCGATTCGGCTCCCGTACTACATCCATTTGGCACTTCTCGTGCCCGCGTGTTTGGGCATCATGGCGACGTCGGAAACCGTGCGCAGAGAAACTAAAGGGGTCAGTTTGCATGTACCAAGTATCCCAAGATTCATTCGATCTCGTTTCTTGACTGCAACATTCATTGCCGTTCTCGCTTGGGCGGTGGCCGGATTTTTTATGGTCGTCGCGCCAACCTTTGTGACGACATTGGTCGGTATCGACAATCTCGCCATCTCGGGTGCCGTTGTATTTCTGATGCTTGGCGCGTCCACGCTGGCGCAGATCTCATTTCAGAGTATCCCCCTAGGTAGGGCTATGTTCATTGGATTCGTTCTGTTGAGCACCGGGATCGTCTGCGTACTGATCTCGATCTCCACGCACATCCTGTGGTTGTTCTTGGCGAGCACGGTGATAGCCGGGGCGGGGCATGGACCGACGGCCTCGGGGAGTTTGCGGCTCGTCACCGAGATCTCACCGAGCGACAGCAGAGCGGACGCCGTCTCGAGTTACTATGCGATTGCCTATCTAGGCGTCAGCGTTCCGGTCTTAGGACTCGGACTGATTGCAGAGTGGATAGGAATGTACGGTGGGATATGGGTGTTTGCAGCCGCGATTGTCCTTTCACTGTTTGTGCTGTCGTTCTTCGTTTCGTCGATATCATTGCGAAATGTGAAAAGATGCCCGCGGCAACCGGACAGCGGTGTGCCAAATCTGGATGGAGGTAAACCATGA
- a CDS encoding antibiotic biosynthesis monooxygenase, with protein sequence MTSEIAQTPKPPYYAVIFTSERTERDKGYVEMANEMVKLASVQPGFLGVESAREGVGITVSYWESLEAIQNWKRNERHMIAQKLGKSDWYLRYKTRVCKVERDYGFEKD encoded by the coding sequence ATGACGAGTGAGATTGCTCAAACACCAAAACCCCCTTACTATGCTGTGATTTTTACGTCTGAGCGAACGGAGCGGGACAAAGGGTATGTAGAGATGGCAAATGAGATGGTGAAGCTCGCTTCTGTCCAACCTGGATTTTTAGGTGTAGAAAGTGCGCGTGAAGGTGTAGGCATTACCGTATCCTATTGGGAATCTCTCGAAGCTATTCAGAATTGGAAGCGGAATGAACGACACATGATTGCTCAAAAACTTGGTAAATCCGATTGGTATCTCAGATACAAAACCAGAGTATGTAAAGTCGAACGGGATTACGGGTTTGAAAAAGACTAA
- the aroF gene encoding 3-deoxy-7-phosphoheptulonate synthase has translation MAVISRETTTKQVPYKLASRLNHPEPTVVSIGNVKIGDGSVTVIAGPCSVEGREQIIEIASELQKAGAHMLRGGAFKPRSSPYSFQGLGETGLKFLAEAREATGLPIVSEVMDIENLSMACEYIDVVQIGARNMQNYPLLKAVGRTTKPVLLKRGLSATIEEWLMSAEYILSEGNPNVVLCERGIRTFETATRNTLDLNAIPVIKHLSHLPIIVDPSHGTGIARYVCAMSMAAVAAGADGLILEAHQSPESALSDGQQSITPNEFSELMHQVEVLVTACRTQREGVTVG, from the coding sequence ATGGCAGTAATCAGCCGAGAGACCACAACAAAACAAGTTCCATACAAACTGGCGAGCCGGTTGAATCACCCTGAGCCCACCGTTGTCTCGATTGGAAATGTCAAGATTGGCGATGGATCGGTGACCGTCATAGCTGGTCCGTGTTCTGTGGAGGGTCGCGAGCAGATCATCGAGATCGCGAGCGAATTGCAGAAAGCTGGAGCGCATATGCTGCGCGGAGGTGCGTTCAAACCACGTAGCTCACCGTACTCGTTTCAGGGTCTCGGCGAGACAGGACTCAAATTTTTGGCGGAAGCGCGCGAAGCCACTGGATTGCCTATCGTATCGGAAGTCATGGACATAGAAAATTTATCGATGGCATGTGAGTACATTGACGTGGTGCAAATTGGTGCGCGGAACATGCAAAACTACCCCTTGTTAAAGGCTGTTGGGAGAACGACGAAACCTGTCTTATTGAAACGAGGTCTATCAGCAACCATTGAAGAGTGGTTGATGTCTGCCGAGTACATTTTGAGTGAAGGCAATCCCAATGTCGTCCTCTGTGAACGAGGCATTCGAACGTTCGAGACCGCAACGCGCAACACCCTCGACCTGAATGCGATACCGGTCATTAAACACCTGAGTCATTTGCCGATCATCGTCGACCCGAGCCACGGAACCGGTATTGCTCGCTATGTGTGTGCGATGAGTATGGCGGCCGTTGCAGCCGGCGCGGATGGCCTCATTCTCGAAGCGCACCAGTCGCCGGAATCAGCCTTGTCTGATGGGCAGCAAAGCATTACGCCCAATGAGTTCTCAGAGCTCATGCACCAAGTCGAGGTTCTGGTCACCGCCTGTCGAACACAGAGAGAAGGTGTGACGGTTGGATAA
- a CDS encoding 2-isopropylmalate synthase: MNHRGKYTREYFTPPVSSLKWTQKEYITTAPTWCSVDLRDGNQALVVPMNLQEKLEYFQLLLKIGFKEIEVGFPAASETEFAFLRALIEQDLIPDDVTIQVLTQSREHIIRKTFEALQGVNKAIVHLYNSTSVAQREQVFRKSKAEIIDIAVRGAELVKSCAAQTEGNFQFQYSPESFTGTEVEFALQICNRVLDVWQPTSDNQVIINLPATVSLSMPHIYASQIEYMSEHLNYRDHVILSLHPHNDRGTGVADAELGMLAGGQRVEGTLFGNGERTGNVDVITLALNLFAHGVDPHLNLANMPQIMSEYERLTRMKVGKRHPYAGELVFTAFSGSHQDAIAKGMKWREEGNGPRWSVPYLLIDPKDIGREYEGDIIRINSQSGKGGIGYVLEQNFGIDLPGEMRESVGYCVKGVSDRLHKELVPAEIYDIFVEEYVNITTPFELVHYRFTRRDHYEATATVRMDDELKEFAGVGNGRLDAISNALRTNLGMDYTNLVYKEHALEVGSESQAVTYIGITGSDGTVHWGCGIDNDVMTSSVKALFSVVNKLHRLTSTPHLVNNR; this comes from the coding sequence ATGAACCATCGTGGCAAGTACACTAGAGAATATTTTACGCCACCCGTATCGAGTTTGAAGTGGACGCAGAAGGAGTACATCACAACAGCTCCTACATGGTGCAGTGTCGATCTGCGGGATGGCAACCAGGCTTTGGTGGTGCCGATGAATTTACAGGAGAAGTTGGAGTACTTTCAGTTGTTGTTGAAAATTGGTTTCAAGGAAATTGAAGTAGGGTTTCCGGCGGCATCAGAAACGGAATTTGCATTTTTGCGCGCGCTGATCGAACAGGATTTAATTCCTGACGATGTCACGATTCAAGTGTTAACTCAGTCAAGAGAACACATTATCCGAAAGACCTTTGAGGCGCTCCAAGGTGTGAACAAAGCCATTGTACACTTGTATAACTCCACTTCCGTCGCGCAGCGGGAGCAGGTGTTCAGAAAGTCCAAAGCGGAAATCATCGACATCGCAGTTCGTGGTGCAGAGCTCGTGAAATCCTGCGCCGCACAAACTGAGGGAAACTTTCAATTTCAGTATTCACCGGAAAGTTTCACAGGAACCGAAGTGGAATTTGCGCTTCAGATTTGTAATCGGGTGCTAGATGTGTGGCAACCTACGTCCGACAATCAAGTGATTATCAATCTTCCGGCCACCGTGTCCCTCTCCATGCCCCACATTTACGCGAGCCAAATCGAGTACATGAGTGAACACCTCAATTACCGCGATCACGTTATTCTATCCCTACATCCTCATAATGATCGAGGAACGGGTGTTGCGGATGCAGAGTTAGGGATGCTCGCCGGAGGGCAGAGAGTCGAGGGAACATTGTTTGGCAACGGGGAGAGAACCGGCAATGTGGATGTCATCACGCTGGCCTTGAACTTGTTCGCACATGGCGTGGATCCGCATCTGAACTTAGCGAATATGCCTCAGATCATGTCCGAATATGAACGACTGACAAGAATGAAAGTGGGCAAACGACATCCCTATGCCGGGGAACTTGTCTTCACCGCATTTTCTGGATCGCACCAGGACGCAATCGCCAAGGGGATGAAATGGCGCGAGGAAGGGAACGGTCCGCGTTGGTCGGTACCCTATTTGTTGATTGACCCAAAGGATATCGGCAGAGAGTACGAGGGGGATATTATTCGAATCAACAGTCAGTCTGGAAAAGGCGGCATCGGTTACGTACTTGAGCAAAACTTCGGAATTGATCTGCCGGGGGAAATGCGTGAATCAGTGGGATACTGCGTGAAAGGAGTTTCCGACCGCCTGCACAAGGAACTGGTACCCGCTGAGATATACGACATTTTTGTCGAAGAATACGTCAATATCACAACTCCGTTTGAGCTCGTACACTACCGTTTTACGCGACGGGATCACTATGAAGCGACGGCCACGGTGCGGATGGATGATGAACTGAAAGAATTCGCCGGTGTCGGCAATGGAAGATTGGATGCCATCAGCAACGCACTTCGCACAAATCTCGGTATGGACTATACAAACTTGGTATATAAGGAACACGCTCTGGAAGTTGGCTCAGAGTCGCAGGCAGTCACCTATATTGGCATTACTGGTTCGGATGGCACTGTGCATTGGGGCTGCGGGATCGACAACGATGTGATGACCTCATCTGTAAAAGCGCTGTTTAGTGTCGTCAACAAGTTGCATCGCCTGACGTCAACACCGCACCTAGTGAACAACAGGTAG